A genomic region of Erythrobacter sp. SCSIO 43205 contains the following coding sequences:
- the nuoL gene encoding NADH-quinone oxidoreductase subunit L: MDTQILIIVFAPLIASVIAGLGNRMLGNTIAKSITTGALFLSAALSWPIFIGFLTGANTAEVVPVLQWVQSGEMSFDWALRVDALTAIMLVVINSVSALVHLYSWGYMEEDPDQPRFFAYLSLFTFAMLMLVTADNLVQMFFGWEGVGLASYLLIGFWFKKPSAGAAAIKAFVVNRVGDLGFMLGIFGTFLVFQTTSIPEILSASAGMSGSTIGFLGMRLPTMDILCFLLFIGAMGKSAQLGLHTWLPDAMEGPTPVSALIHAATMVTAGVFMVCRLSPMFEAAPTALMIVTIVGAATCFFAATIGTTQWDIKRVIAYSTCSQLGYMFFAAGIGAYGVAMFHLFTHAFFKALLFLGAGSVIHAMHHEQDMRYYGGLRKHIPLTFVAMLLGTLAITGLGVYHLGAGFAGFWSKDAILEAAFARGTTTSTIAFWAGVTAALLTSFYSWRLMFLTFWGKPRWIESEHIQHTVHKTPAEAGEDTTGGYHPHESPIAMLIPLVTLSAGAVLAGQVFAPSFIDDAAFWAGSIFYNENLIHALHAVPYWVKYSAFVVMVLGFIGAYVAYIAKPDIPAKFVGTFGWLHNFVFRKWYFDELYDAIFVKPAFWFGRQFWKLGDIGTIDRFGPNGIAAVVQRGSLAAKTIQSGYLYTYALIMLLGLIAAVTYVLL; the protein is encoded by the coding sequence ATGGACACGCAAATCCTTATCATCGTCTTTGCCCCGCTGATCGCCTCGGTCATTGCCGGGCTTGGCAACCGGATGCTCGGCAACACGATTGCCAAATCGATCACGACGGGCGCCCTGTTTCTGTCAGCGGCGCTCAGCTGGCCGATTTTCATCGGCTTTCTGACAGGCGCCAACACAGCCGAAGTCGTTCCCGTTCTGCAATGGGTGCAGTCGGGCGAGATGAGCTTTGACTGGGCGCTTCGCGTCGATGCGCTCACCGCGATTATGCTCGTGGTGATTAACTCGGTTTCGGCGCTCGTGCACCTGTACAGCTGGGGCTATATGGAAGAAGACCCGGATCAACCGCGCTTCTTTGCTTACCTCTCGCTCTTCACCTTCGCCATGCTCATGCTGGTGACCGCCGATAACCTCGTGCAGATGTTCTTCGGATGGGAAGGGGTGGGTCTTGCCTCTTACCTGCTCATCGGGTTCTGGTTTAAAAAGCCATCTGCGGGCGCTGCCGCAATCAAGGCCTTCGTGGTCAACCGTGTGGGCGATCTTGGCTTTATGCTGGGAATTTTCGGCACCTTCCTGGTGTTCCAGACCACCTCTATTCCTGAGATCCTCTCCGCATCCGCTGGCATGAGCGGTTCGACCATCGGCTTTCTTGGAATGCGTTTGCCGACGATGGATATTCTGTGCTTCCTGCTCTTTATCGGAGCGATGGGTAAATCGGCACAGCTTGGCCTTCACACATGGCTTCCCGATGCGATGGAAGGGCCGACACCTGTGTCCGCTCTCATTCACGCAGCGACCATGGTGACCGCGGGCGTGTTCATGGTCTGCCGCCTGTCACCAATGTTCGAAGCGGCTCCTACCGCTTTGATGATTGTAACCATTGTCGGAGCAGCCACCTGCTTCTTCGCAGCGACCATCGGCACAACGCAGTGGGACATCAAGCGGGTGATCGCTTACTCAACCTGTTCGCAGCTGGGCTATATGTTCTTTGCCGCTGGCATCGGTGCGTACGGCGTGGCGATGTTCCACCTGTTCACCCACGCTTTCTTCAAGGCATTGCTGTTCCTTGGCGCGGGCTCAGTCATCCATGCGATGCATCACGAGCAGGATATGCGCTACTACGGCGGACTTCGTAAGCACATTCCGCTTACCTTCGTAGCGATGCTTTTGGGCACGCTCGCGATCACGGGTCTTGGTGTTTATCACCTTGGTGCCGGATTTGCAGGCTTCTGGTCGAAGGACGCAATCCTCGAAGCAGCCTTTGCGCGCGGTACTACCACCAGCACGATTGCTTTTTGGGCAGGTGTCACCGCGGCGCTTCTCACAAGCTTCTACAGCTGGCGTCTGATGTTCCTCACTTTCTGGGGCAAACCCCGCTGGATCGAGAGCGAGCATATTCAGCACACCGTGCACAAGACACCCGCTGAAGCAGGCGAAGACACAACCGGTGGCTATCACCCGCATGAAAGCCCGATTGCCATGCTTATCCCGCTGGTCACGCTTTCAGCCGGGGCCGTGCTTGCAGGGCAGGTATTTGCGCCGAGCTTTATCGACGATGCAGCCTTCTGGGCGGGTTCGATTTTCTACAATGAAAATCTGATCCACGCGCTTCATGCGGTGCCTTATTGGGTTAAGTATTCCGCTTTCGTGGTGATGGTATTGGGCTTCATCGGGGCTTACGTCGCCTACATTGCCAAGCCTGACATTCCCGCAAAATTTGTCGGCACCTTTGGCTGGCTGCACAATTTCGTGTTCCGCAAATGGTATTTCGACGAGCTGTACGATGCTATCTTTGTAAAACCGGCCTTCTGGTTCGGTCGCCAGTTCTGGAAACTGGGTGACATCGGCACCATCGACCGCTTTGGCCCCAACGGCATCGCTGCTGTTGTCCAGCGCGGTTCTCTCGCAGCCAAGACGATCCAGTCAGGCTATCTCTACACCTATGCGTTGATCATGCTCCTTGGGCTGATCGCCGCTGTCACTTACGTGCTGCTCTAG
- the nuoK gene encoding NADH-quinone oxidoreductase subunit NuoK — MTIGIEHYLIVGAILFVLGVLGIFLNRKNVIVILMSVELILLAVNINLVAFSAFMGDLVGQIFAMMVLTVAAAEAAIGLAILVIYYRRQGTIAVDDAARMKG, encoded by the coding sequence ATGACCATCGGTATCGAGCATTATCTGATCGTCGGTGCGATCCTGTTTGTGCTGGGCGTGCTTGGCATTTTCCTGAACCGTAAGAACGTGATCGTCATTTTGATGTCGGTTGAGCTTATTCTGCTCGCGGTGAACATCAATCTGGTCGCTTTCAGTGCCTTTATGGGTGACCTCGTTGGGCAGATTTTCGCCATGATGGTGCTGACCGTGGCGGCTGCTGAAGCCGCGATTGGGCTTGCAATCCTTGTGATCTACTACCGCCGCCAAGGCACGATTGCGGTCGATGATGCCGCGCGGATGAAGGGATAA
- a CDS encoding NADH-quinone oxidoreductase subunit J, which translates to MIQALAFYLFAGIVIASAVMVIMSRNPVHSVLWLILAFFNAAGLMVLVGAEFIAMLLVIVYVGAVAVLFLFVVMMLDIDFAAMRAGFIKNFPLGIALALVLLAELGLGLGAYGAGGVDLGTPDGAAVARAGASNIEALGALLYGRYIILFEIAGIILLVAMIGAIVLTFQAPPPGSRAQQDIGKQIARRPEEATQMKNPEVGKGIEL; encoded by the coding sequence ATGATACAAGCTTTAGCCTTCTACCTGTTCGCAGGCATCGTCATCGCGAGCGCGGTGATGGTCATCATGTCGCGCAATCCGGTGCACTCTGTGCTGTGGCTCATCCTCGCGTTTTTCAACGCGGCAGGCCTGATGGTATTGGTGGGCGCGGAATTTATCGCCATGCTGCTCGTCATCGTTTATGTTGGCGCGGTTGCGGTGCTGTTCCTGTTCGTGGTGATGATGCTCGACATCGACTTTGCCGCCATGCGCGCAGGCTTTATCAAGAACTTCCCACTGGGCATCGCGCTGGCATTGGTATTGCTGGCGGAGTTGGGCCTTGGCCTTGGCGCTTATGGAGCGGGCGGGGTTGATCTCGGCACGCCTGATGGCGCCGCTGTCGCAAGAGCCGGAGCATCCAATATCGAAGCGCTCGGCGCGCTTCTTTATGGCCGCTATATCATCTTGTTTGAAATTGCTGGGATTATCCTTTTGGTCGCGATGATCGGGGCGATTGTGCTGACATTCCAGGCGCCGCCTCCAGGATCCCGCGCTCAGCAAGACATCGGCAAACAAATCGCGCGTCGTCCCGAAGAGGCAACCCAAATGAAGAACCCAGAAGTGGGCAAGGGGATCGAGCTATGA
- the nuoI gene encoding NADH-quinone oxidoreductase subunit NuoI: MTTTTQLLKSFTLWEFLKAHALTLKYFFKPKVTINYPFEKSPLSPRFRGEHALRRYPNGEERCIACKLCEAVCPAQAITIESEPREDGSRRTTRYDIDMTKCIYCGFCQEACPVDAVVEGPNFEYATETREELLYDKAKLLANGDKWERAIAANLEADAPYR; this comes from the coding sequence ATGACCACCACAACACAGCTCCTTAAGAGCTTCACCCTCTGGGAATTCCTGAAAGCCCATGCGCTGACCTTGAAGTATTTCTTCAAGCCCAAGGTGACGATCAACTACCCGTTCGAAAAATCGCCGCTCTCCCCGCGCTTTCGCGGTGAACATGCTCTGCGGCGTTATCCTAACGGCGAAGAGCGCTGCATTGCGTGTAAACTCTGTGAGGCGGTGTGTCCGGCGCAGGCGATCACGATTGAGAGCGAGCCGCGCGAAGACGGCTCTCGCCGCACTACGCGCTATGACATTGATATGACGAAGTGCATTTATTGCGGCTTTTGTCAGGAGGCCTGCCCGGTGGATGCCGTGGTCGAGGGGCCAAACTTCGAATACGCCACCGAAACGCGCGAGGAACTGCTCTATGACAAGGCAAAATTGCTCGCAAATGGTGACAAATGGGAACGGGCTATCGCAGCCAATCTTGAAGCGGACGCACCCTATCGTTAA
- the nuoH gene encoding NADH-quinone oxidoreductase subunit NuoH, translating into MTAFFEGLGLPYEWAWFIATMAGILLIALPVMLAVAMVIYVDRKVLGAIMLRRGPNVVGPFGLLQSFADGLKVFLQETIIPSAANKGIFLLAPIITFTVALAAWAVIPFGDGVVLADINVGLLYILAISSLGVYGVVMSGWASNSKYPFFSAMRAAAQMISYEVSIGFILVCVVLWAGTFNLSGIVEAQRGHGLGIVNGFFFNPLLFPMFVVFFISALAETARAPFDLTEAESELVAGYQTEYSSMAFALFWLGEYANILLMCSLCTILFMGGWLPPIDWAPLYYVPGFIWFLLKTFFFFLLFSWIWATVPRYRYDQLMRLGWKVFLPMSLLFVAAISGYLMATGHFTGPAPLVEPATVTPDQIVEAVEVPAPAVRTAS; encoded by the coding sequence ATGACCGCGTTCTTTGAAGGTTTGGGCCTCCCTTATGAGTGGGCATGGTTCATCGCCACTATGGCGGGCATTCTTTTGATCGCTCTGCCGGTGATGCTGGCGGTTGCCATGGTGATCTATGTCGACCGCAAGGTGCTGGGCGCGATTATGCTTCGGCGCGGGCCCAATGTAGTGGGGCCGTTTGGCCTGCTTCAGAGCTTTGCCGACGGGCTTAAAGTGTTCTTGCAAGAGACGATCATTCCAAGCGCTGCCAACAAAGGCATTTTCCTGCTTGCGCCGATCATCACCTTTACCGTGGCTCTTGCCGCATGGGCGGTGATCCCGTTTGGTGACGGCGTTGTGCTCGCAGACATCAATGTCGGCCTGCTCTACATCCTCGCGATCAGCTCCTTGGGCGTTTACGGCGTGGTGATGAGCGGGTGGGCTTCGAACTCGAAATACCCATTCTTCTCCGCGATGCGTGCTGCTGCGCAGATGATCTCTTACGAGGTCTCTATCGGCTTTATTCTTGTCTGTGTTGTTCTTTGGGCGGGGACCTTCAACCTTTCCGGCATAGTTGAGGCACAGCGCGGACATGGCCTTGGCATAGTCAACGGGTTTTTCTTTAACCCGCTGCTTTTCCCGATGTTTGTGGTGTTCTTCATCTCGGCGCTGGCTGAAACAGCGCGTGCCCCGTTCGATTTGACAGAGGCTGAGTCCGAGCTCGTTGCAGGCTATCAGACCGAGTATTCCTCGATGGCCTTTGCGCTGTTCTGGCTTGGGGAATATGCGAACATCCTTCTGATGTGCTCGCTGTGCACGATCCTTTTCATGGGCGGGTGGCTGCCCCCGATCGATTGGGCACCGCTCTACTATGTGCCGGGCTTTATCTGGTTCCTCTTGAAGACCTTCTTCTTCTTCCTGCTGTTCAGCTGGATCTGGGCTACCGTACCGCGCTACCGTTACGACCAGCTGATGCGGCTTGGCTGGAAGGTGTTCCTGCCGATGAGCCTTCTCTTTGTTGCAGCGATCAGCGGCTATCTGATGGCAACCGGCCATTTCACCGGCCCGGCGCCGCTGGTCGAGCCGGCAACTGTTACCCCCGATCAAATCGTTGAAGCTGTTGAGGTTCCGGCCCCAGCTGTGAGAACTGCATCATGA